ATCTACCAAAGACCTAAATTACCCTTAACAGAAACTAATATAGCAGCGAGTGCAGTAGTGGGAGAATACGTCTTATTCGCTAATCATCCTAAAGTGCTCAAGGATGCGATTAATAATGTTCAAGCAACTAATCTGAGTTTGCCAAACAATCCTAATTATCAACAAGCTGTTAATTCTTTAGTAGATCCTCGCATTGGGGTAATTTATCTGAATCTTCCGGCCTTCTCAGCTTGGGTGAGTAAACAACCCTTTACAGATACACCCCAAGTAGATAAGTTACTCACTGCGACAATTTCCCTCAAACCAGAAGGATTAATCGCCCAAACTGCTGTATTAGGAATGAATGAAACTAACCTGGAGAATCAGTTATTACCTCAAGGGGTAGGAGCTTTGAATTATTTGCCCCCAGAAAGCGTAGTAGCGATCGCCGGAAGCAATTTAAACGAGCTTTGGATATCTTTAACTAGTGAAGATTCCCCAGACAATAACAATACTTTTAGTCCGATTTTAAAACCAATTCTAGAGAACTTAGTTACAGCTTTCCCAGAATTAGACTTACCCCAAGATATTTTTAGTTGGGTGCAGGGTGAATACGCTCTTGGGTTATTACCTCTACCAGGAAAAAGAACTAATGACTGGATTTTCATCGCCCAAAAGGTTGATAATGTTGATTCTCAAGCAGCAATTAAACGTCTAGATGATTTAGCCTTAGCTCAAGGCAACAGCGTTAGTAATATTCCTATTTTTGACCATAATACTGTAGTTTGGTCGCGCTTAAGTCAAGCTAATCAATCCCTTAATAATTCTTTTCGTCTCGATACTCAAGTGAAAGGAGTTCATACAACCATAGGTAATTATGAGATTTTGAGTTCTTCTCTAGAAGCTCTTTCTCAGGCTCTGGCTGCGGTAGAAAATCCTTTAATCAAGAGTGAGGATTGGTTACAAATTGTTAATTCGCTCCCTTCACCTAATGAGGGTTATGTTTATCTAGATTGGCAAACCGGAGGAAAAACTCTCAGAAAACAGTTTCCTCTATTACGTGTAGTGGAATTATCTGCTAAACCATTGTTTGAACATTTACACTCTTTAACTCTCACTAGCTTAGGAAGTGAAGATGGGGTTAAACGGGCTACTATTTTGTTTAATTTAATGTAAGATGCTATTTATCT
The nucleotide sequence above comes from Gloeocapsa sp. DLM2.Bin57. Encoded proteins:
- a CDS encoding DUF3352 domain-containing protein — protein: MKLRSVILTIVGAIAIILIAVTSFNWIVNRSVLQLLEGGVDQQPSAAVFVPRQAPVMVSLLVNPERLESLVKLKSPLGKGRQGQKELQQIKQGLLANFGLDYDQDLKDWLGEEITLAVTSDDFDRNPDNGLKPGYLLVATAKDAEQARSFLQASYSKRALSGTTDLVFEQYKGNNIIYQRPKLPLTETNIAASAVVGEYVLFANHPKVLKDAINNVQATNLSLPNNPNYQQAVNSLVDPRIGVIYLNLPAFSAWVSKQPFTDTPQVDKLLTATISLKPEGLIAQTAVLGMNETNLENQLLPQGVGALNYLPPESVVAIAGSNLNELWISLTSEDSPDNNNTFSPILKPILENLVTAFPELDLPQDIFSWVQGEYALGLLPLPGKRTNDWIFIAQKVDNVDSQAAIKRLDDLALAQGNSVSNIPIFDHNTVVWSRLSQANQSLNNSFRLDTQVKGVHTTIGNYEILSSSLEALSQALAAVENPLIKSEDWLQIVNSLPSPNEGYVYLDWQTGGKTLRKQFPLLRVVELSAKPLFEHLHSLTLTSLGSEDGVKRATILFNLM